Proteins from a single region of Mucilaginibacter daejeonensis:
- a CDS encoding mechanosensitive ion channel family protein — translation MGVLLTFGSAGALSNVVAGLVLTYMRAFKIGDRAKIGDVTGDVIEKTVLVTRVKTTKNELIPIPNSTVMSSHTTNYSSEAPTNGLINNTTVTIGYDVPWRQVHRLLITVAGQTIHIEQELATFVWQTSLDDHYVSYNVNAYTKQANKQAMIYSSLYANIQDRFNKEGVEIMSPHYRALRDGNTITVPAKYLTEDHEAPVFRLPRREDPVPNPPEDGR, via the coding sequence ATGGGGGTATTGCTCACGTTTGGTTCAGCAGGCGCATTGAGTAATGTGGTAGCGGGGCTGGTATTGACCTATATGCGGGCATTCAAGATCGGCGACCGGGCAAAGATAGGCGACGTCACAGGGGATGTGATCGAAAAAACGGTGCTGGTCACCCGTGTCAAGACCACAAAGAACGAACTGATCCCGATCCCCAATTCGACGGTAATGTCCAGCCATACCACCAACTACAGCAGTGAGGCACCGACGAACGGCCTGATCAACAACACGACCGTTACTATAGGATATGACGTACCCTGGCGGCAGGTCCACCGTTTGTTGATCACTGTGGCGGGTCAAACAATTCACATTGAGCAAGAACTTGCAACCTTTGTGTGGCAAACCAGCCTCGACGATCACTATGTAAGCTACAACGTCAACGCCTACACCAAGCAGGCTAACAAGCAGGCCATGATCTATTCCAGCCTTTATGCCAATATCCAGGACCGTTTCAACAAAGAGGGTGTAGAGATCATGTCACCGCATTATCGGGCACTGCGTGATGGAAATACGATCACGGTCCCGGCCAAATATCTAACTGAGGACCATGAAGCGCCAGTATTCAGATTGCCGCGTCGTGAAGACCCAGTACCCAACCCGCCTGAGGATGGCAGATAG
- a CDS encoding cation:proton antiporter: protein MNINEILTITIVLAAIFAYLNHKYIKWPPTIGIMILSLAASLLLATFGPSHSLLSEKAMQLVSSIDFQEVLMNFMLSFLLFAGAIHIDVEKLKAQGLPVIVLATVGILISTFVIGGSMWILLSWFELNIPFIYCLLFGSLISPTDPIAVLGLLKAARIPETLELKISGESLFNDGVAVVIFITIAEIARSGGANVSFLDVSKLFLQEAVGGLVFGAVVGYIGFLALRSIDDYKVEVMITLAIVMGGYFVAGHLHLSGPLAMVVAGIITGNKSRSEGMSDITRDYLGKFWELIDEILNAVLFLLIGFEVLVIKVNGTLLLIGGIAILLVLLARWLAVVIPVTFMRKWVKFEPNAVTILTWGGLRGGISVALALSLSSQMYRDEFVLITYVIVVFSILVQGLTIGKLAGRLQRS from the coding sequence ATGAATATCAACGAAATATTGACCATCACCATTGTACTGGCTGCCATCTTTGCCTACCTCAATCATAAATACATCAAGTGGCCACCAACCATTGGGATCATGATCCTGTCTTTGGCGGCCTCTCTATTACTGGCCACTTTTGGACCATCACATTCGTTGTTATCTGAAAAAGCGATGCAATTGGTATCGTCTATCGACTTTCAGGAAGTGCTGATGAACTTCATGCTGAGCTTTCTACTATTTGCGGGAGCGATACATATTGATGTCGAAAAGCTGAAAGCGCAAGGTTTACCAGTGATCGTGCTGGCCACGGTCGGCATCTTGATATCCACATTCGTGATCGGTGGCTCGATGTGGATCTTACTTAGTTGGTTCGAGCTAAACATTCCATTTATTTATTGCCTGCTTTTCGGCTCGCTGATCTCCCCCACAGACCCGATCGCGGTGCTGGGATTATTAAAAGCCGCCAGAATACCGGAAACGCTTGAATTGAAAATTTCCGGTGAATCGCTGTTCAATGACGGGGTTGCGGTGGTGATCTTCATTACCATCGCTGAAATCGCGCGCTCCGGTGGCGCGAATGTCTCTTTCCTGGACGTTTCTAAGTTATTCCTGCAAGAAGCTGTTGGCGGGCTCGTATTCGGTGCCGTGGTAGGCTATATCGGCTTTTTGGCACTGCGATCTATTGACGATTACAAGGTTGAAGTAATGATCACACTGGCCATTGTGATGGGCGGCTATTTCGTAGCCGGACACTTGCATTTATCGGGGCCATTGGCCATGGTGGTTGCGGGCATTATAACCGGGAATAAATCGAGGTCTGAAGGGATGTCAGATATTACGCGCGATTATTTGGGTAAGTTTTGGGAACTCATCGATGAGATACTGAACGCGGTGCTCTTCCTGCTGATCGGCTTTGAAGTATTGGTGATCAAGGTCAACGGGACCTTACTGCTTATTGGCGGGATCGCGATCCTGCTGGTTCTGCTTGCCAGGTGGCTGGCGGTGGTCATTCCGGTCACTTTTATGCGTAAATGGGTAAAGTTCGAGCCTAACGCGGTCACTATCCTGACTTGGGGTGGGCTTCGGGGCGGCATTTCCGTAGCCTTGGCATTATCGCTAAGCAGTCAAATGTACCGAGATGAGTTCGTGCTGATCACCTATGTCATTGTTGTCTTCTCTATTCTGGTACAGGGATTGACCATTGGAAAACTTGCCGGGCGTTTGCAGCGCAGCTAA
- a CDS encoding TIGR00341 family protein has translation MGEISKAIENFIAHRFSLQEDRAEELVIVESIRKNVDFKGANLWALIFAIFIASIGLNVNSTAVIIGAMLVSPIMGPVMGIGLGIGINDLELVKKGGKNLLVATLFSVLTSTIYFYITPLHEAQSELLARTSPSIWDVFIAFFGGMAGMVAASRNERSNVIPGVAIATALMPPLCTAGFGLATGSWLYCLGALYLYFINSVFIAIATFLMSRYLKLSRKHFDDPGIEKKVTRYMVIVVLITIIPSIFMAYRIVDRSIFETNARKFVDERFRFTNTQVVSRSYHYGTKDKEIDLLLIGAELTKPELDSLRLHLNDYKLQGVKLNIRQGLNAKQEIDFSQIKASIMEDVFSRQQQNDTVKQRTQVARTAVADTNVLRELKILYPAIRSFGISDMVIWPASSGKPDTTRVAVAEFPVSLKQTDRIKLQQWLQVRYRNKKVRLLTR, from the coding sequence ATGGGAGAAATATCCAAAGCTATAGAAAACTTCATCGCTCATCGTTTCAGTCTACAAGAAGACCGGGCGGAGGAACTGGTGATCGTCGAGTCCATTCGTAAAAATGTCGACTTTAAGGGCGCTAATCTTTGGGCGCTAATATTCGCCATCTTCATCGCCTCTATTGGCCTGAACGTAAACTCGACGGCGGTCATCATCGGTGCGATGCTGGTATCGCCGATCATGGGACCGGTTATGGGTATTGGCCTGGGTATCGGCATCAATGACCTAGAATTGGTTAAAAAAGGCGGCAAAAACCTACTGGTCGCTACGCTCTTCAGCGTCCTTACGTCCACCATCTATTTTTACATCACCCCGCTGCATGAAGCACAATCAGAGCTTTTAGCGCGAACTTCGCCGTCGATCTGGGATGTATTTATAGCCTTTTTTGGCGGCATGGCGGGCATGGTCGCGGCTTCCCGCAATGAACGCAGTAATGTTATTCCGGGTGTGGCCATTGCTACCGCACTGATGCCCCCGTTATGTACGGCGGGGTTTGGCCTGGCCACGGGGAGCTGGCTCTATTGTTTAGGTGCTTTATACCTGTACTTTATCAATAGTGTCTTTATCGCCATCGCGACATTTTTGATGTCAAGGTATCTAAAGTTATCGCGTAAGCATTTCGACGATCCCGGTATCGAGAAGAAGGTGACGCGCTACATGGTGATCGTAGTGCTGATCACGATCATCCCGAGCATATTCATGGCGTACCGGATCGTTGACCGAAGTATTTTTGAGACCAACGCACGAAAGTTTGTCGATGAGCGATTCCGTTTCACCAATACTCAGGTCGTATCCAGGTCTTATCACTACGGTACAAAGGACAAGGAGATCGATCTTTTGCTCATCGGTGCTGAACTGACCAAACCCGAACTGGATTCTTTGCGACTTCACCTTAATGATTACAAGTTACAGGGCGTAAAACTGAATATCCGGCAGGGCCTTAATGCCAAACAGGAGATCGACTTTTCACAGATCAAGGCCAGTATCATGGAAGACGTCTTCAGCAGACAACAGCAAAATGATACCGTTAAGCAAAGAACACAGGTGGCAAGAACCGCTGTCGCGGACACGAATGTATTGCGGGAGCTTAAGATCCTTTATCCCGCTATTCGCTCATTTGGTATCAGTGATATGGTCATTTGGCCGGCCAGTTCCGGCAAGCCAGATACCACAAGGGTTGCTGTGGCTGAGTTTCCGGTCAGCCTGAAGCAGACTGACCGGATCAAACTACAACAGTGGCTTCAGGTAAGGTACCGAAATAAGAAAGTAAGACTTTTGACCCGGTAA
- the istA gene encoding IS21 family transposase, with translation MNPTMHLDHKAGDKLYVDFAGEKLSITDKDTGEVIEVEVFVAILGASQLTYVESVLSQQKEDFIAACENALHFYGGVPAAIVPDNLKAAVTKSNRYEPTLNDTFADFADHYGTTILPARVYRPRDKALVEGAVKIVYSRIYAPVRKEAYHTLAELSTAVKVALEAHNSQPLKGRNYSRKLQSWGR, from the coding sequence GTGAACCCCACGATGCACCTGGATCATAAAGCCGGTGATAAGCTGTATGTGGACTTTGCCGGTGAAAAGCTAAGCATAACGGACAAGGATACCGGTGAGGTCATTGAGGTCGAGGTGTTCGTTGCTATCCTTGGTGCCAGCCAGTTAACTTACGTAGAATCTGTGCTGAGCCAGCAGAAAGAAGACTTTATAGCAGCCTGCGAGAATGCCCTGCACTTTTATGGTGGCGTACCTGCCGCCATCGTTCCCGACAACCTGAAGGCTGCCGTTACCAAGAGCAACCGCTATGAGCCAACGCTGAACGATACCTTTGCTGACTTTGCCGACCATTACGGAACGACCATCTTACCAGCGAGGGTGTACCGCCCTCGCGACAAAGCGCTGGTAGAAGGAGCTGTTAAGATCGTTTACAGCCGTATCTACGCACCTGTTCGCAAAGAGGCCTATCATACCCTTGCCGAGCTGAGCACAGCGGTCAAAGTCGCTTTAGAAGCACATAACAGCCAGCCGCTCAAAGGCCGCAATTACAGCAGAAAGCTCCAGTCCTGGGGAAGATAG
- a CDS encoding Mu transposase domain-containing protein, whose protein sequence is MKNGHVCLGIDKHYYSVPYRFIGRKVKLLYSRTNVEVYYHYERIAMHRRIKSPYSYTTDKDHLASTHRFMTEWTPDKFLEWAASIHEDVRLYILKILDRKQHPEQAYRSCIGILSLARKAGNERLASACRRALGYGVYNYKSIQQILENKMDNYEDSLFADELPMPSHDNIRGENYYK, encoded by the coding sequence ATGAAGAACGGTCACGTATGTCTGGGTATCGACAAACACTATTACAGCGTTCCGTACCGCTTCATCGGCAGGAAGGTCAAACTACTTTATTCCCGCACCAACGTCGAGGTCTATTACCACTATGAGCGTATCGCTATGCACAGGCGTATCAAAAGCCCTTACAGCTATACTACTGACAAAGATCACCTGGCTTCTACACACCGCTTTATGACCGAATGGACACCCGATAAGTTCCTGGAATGGGCGGCATCCATTCACGAGGATGTGAGGCTTTATATCCTGAAGATACTGGACCGGAAGCAACATCCCGAGCAAGCCTACCGCTCCTGTATTGGTATCCTAAGCCTGGCACGCAAGGCAGGTAACGAAAGGCTGGCCAGTGCCTGTAGGCGTGCCCTCGGTTATGGCGTGTACAACTACAAGAGCATACAGCAGATACTGGAGAATAAAATGGACAACTACGAGGATAGCTTATTTGCTGATGAGTTGCCTATGCCCAGTCATGACAATATCCGGGGAGAGAACTACTATAAATAA
- the istB gene encoding IS21-like element helper ATPase IstB yields MNTNTLDKLRKLKFFGMYHAFKSCLETGQTAEYTTDELLAHLVEAKWDDRQNRRIERTIMYAKFRHKASVENIHYHAERSIDRNQVMRLADCHFIDRNENLLITGSTGIGKSYIASAIGHQACILGYRVFYASTPKLFAKLKMAKADGSYMKDVAKLERQQLLILDDFNIQPFDAQSRAALMEIIEDRHGKTSLIIASQLPVSKWYEVIGEKTIADAILDRIVHDAHRMELKGESMRRRRPAEAEKSYLENHL; encoded by the coding sequence ATGAATACGAACACCTTGGACAAACTTCGCAAGCTGAAGTTCTTTGGCATGTACCATGCCTTTAAAAGCTGCCTGGAAACGGGCCAAACCGCTGAATACACTACTGATGAACTGCTGGCCCACCTGGTAGAGGCCAAATGGGACGACCGGCAGAACAGGCGCATAGAGCGTACGATCATGTACGCCAAGTTCCGCCATAAAGCATCGGTAGAGAACATTCATTATCATGCAGAGCGCAGCATCGACCGCAACCAGGTGATGCGTTTGGCAGACTGCCACTTTATTGACCGTAATGAGAACCTGCTGATCACAGGCAGCACCGGTATCGGTAAAAGCTATATTGCTTCTGCTATCGGACACCAGGCCTGCATACTGGGTTACCGCGTGTTCTATGCCAGCACGCCTAAGCTCTTTGCTAAGCTGAAGATGGCCAAGGCGGATGGTTCCTACATGAAGGATGTCGCCAAACTGGAACGCCAGCAACTACTGATCCTCGACGACTTCAATATACAGCCTTTTGATGCACAGAGCCGGGCCGCACTGATGGAGATCATTGAGGACAGGCACGGTAAGACATCGCTGATCATCGCCTCTCAGTTGCCGGTCAGTAAATGGTATGAGGTCATTGGTGAAAAGACGATCGCTGATGCTATCCTCGACCGCATCGTGCATGATGCGCACCGCATGGAACTAAAGGGTGAATCCATGAGAAGAAGACGACCCGCTGAAGCTGAAAAAAGCTATCTGGAAAATCATCTTTAA
- a CDS encoding response regulator, with protein sequence MPPCKVLVCDDDVDILDMTGMLLEFAGFRVITQINSRKMIDQAIAERPDVMLIDIWMPLPGDQLTKEIKLTPQLAHIPVILFSAAIDGRIIAKEAGADRFIEKPFDVDNLAAIINSVIAA encoded by the coding sequence ATGCCGCCCTGTAAAGTTTTGGTTTGTGATGATGATGTGGATATACTGGACATGACGGGCATGTTGTTAGAGTTTGCAGGTTTCCGGGTCATTACCCAGATCAATAGCCGTAAAATGATCGATCAGGCTATCGCGGAAAGACCCGATGTGATGCTGATCGATATTTGGATGCCGCTGCCGGGTGACCAACTGACCAAAGAGATCAAACTGACCCCGCAACTGGCACATATCCCGGTTATTCTGTTCTCCGCTGCTATTGACGGTAGGATCATTGCCAAAGAAGCTGGAGCTGACAGATTTATTGAGAAGCCATTTGATGTGGATAATCTGGCTGCTATCATTAATTCCGTAATCGCAGCATAA
- a CDS encoding PAS domain-containing protein: MLSPYAQQTLVNALPIGAAIFTGPEHLIGAVNPQMLAIWSKESTVIGMNLLDALPEIREQGFFELLTDIYTTGKAYHNPDGQAQLLVDGELRTKYFDFSFKPLIDADGAIYGVINTAIDTTERSLYARQLQNLNEELQASSEEIKSAYEQLNKAHDTLTITDQKAKLLLEGAPVAVGVIDAVSFNIDTANRRLLELWNLNGQAVGRSLPDVLPEAESRFLTDLIKQIKEAGHTLYGDDVKTMVARDEQWATAYFNFVYQPIKNLNGEVISVQIVANDVTDQRNAKLEVDAALTQLELAKKATNLGVFDLDVVNDQLYWDDRCRQIFGVSAHQEIGYSSDFADGLHPEDRERTLQAVADAYDRSLTGGSYDIEYRVIDAADRHISWVRAVGQVYFGEQAEPRRFIGTVVDITATVEARQKLEESERQLQEFNEELTAINEELNAVNEEYQVTNEELISTNEALQAVQEERDKLYREVSIKEERLRFAMKAADVGTWDLDIINNMVIWDERCKELYGFSKDDVVPYEQVLRYMHPEDRLRVNEAVRYALDPASGGSYDIEFRTVGAEDERLRWLHCCGKAFFDADGKAYRFSGIAQDITQSYLLQQEVKAAKNNLQFAIEAANFGTWHINAQTRKLIANTRLRQLFGFLPEEEVTVADCIAQITEDHREQVAKAIEVAIVDGGNYDMSYTVKGKHDGLIRWVHAVGNLKVDITGELTAFTGVIIDITQQKQDEQRKSDFIGIVSHELRSPLTSLRGYLQMLELNAKKNNDNFSGNIAAKANRQTDKMASMITGFLDVARIGEGKIQIDHKPFDMADLVKAAESESLATITSHTIVYHPVEHTPVLADEDKIEQVLINFINNAVKYSPQGTTINVSAVTQNRQVRVCVKDEGMGIPEKDLPFVFDRFYRVEGEHMKTTKGFGIGLYLCREIIERHGGKIGVESTLGEGSNFWFEIPVTHYN, from the coding sequence ATGCTTTCCCCTTACGCTCAACAAACTTTGGTTAATGCACTTCCGATAGGAGCCGCTATATTCACAGGTCCTGAACATCTGATCGGTGCGGTCAACCCGCAGATGCTGGCGATCTGGTCCAAAGAGTCCACGGTCATCGGAATGAACCTGTTGGATGCTTTACCCGAGATACGGGAACAAGGCTTTTTCGAACTGTTGACGGATATTTATACCACAGGAAAAGCGTACCATAACCCGGATGGACAAGCCCAGCTGCTGGTAGATGGAGAGCTGCGAACCAAGTACTTCGATTTTTCTTTCAAACCGCTCATCGATGCTGACGGTGCTATTTACGGCGTGATCAACACGGCTATAGATACCACCGAACGCAGTTTGTACGCCCGTCAACTGCAAAACCTGAATGAAGAGCTGCAGGCGTCTAGTGAAGAAATCAAAAGCGCTTACGAGCAATTGAACAAAGCGCATGATACCCTAACGATCACTGACCAGAAGGCTAAACTACTTCTGGAAGGCGCACCTGTTGCCGTAGGCGTCATCGATGCGGTTAGTTTTAATATAGATACCGCCAATCGCAGGCTCCTGGAACTATGGAACCTGAACGGTCAGGCTGTCGGCAGGTCCCTGCCAGATGTTTTGCCTGAAGCCGAGAGCCGTTTTTTGACCGATCTTATCAAACAGATCAAAGAGGCAGGTCATACGCTTTACGGTGATGATGTCAAGACAATGGTAGCGCGTGATGAGCAATGGGCGACCGCCTACTTCAATTTCGTCTATCAGCCGATCAAAAATTTAAATGGCGAGGTGATCAGCGTGCAGATCGTGGCGAATGACGTGACCGATCAGCGTAATGCAAAATTGGAGGTGGATGCGGCCCTGACCCAGCTTGAGCTGGCAAAAAAAGCGACAAACTTAGGCGTCTTTGATCTGGATGTGGTCAATGACCAGCTATACTGGGACGACCGCTGCCGTCAGATCTTTGGCGTAAGTGCGCATCAAGAAATTGGCTACAGCAGTGATTTTGCAGACGGCTTGCATCCCGAAGACCGGGAAAGAACACTGCAGGCGGTCGCTGATGCCTATGACCGGTCACTGACCGGCGGGTCATATGATATCGAATACCGTGTCATAGATGCTGCAGACAGACATATTTCCTGGGTGAGAGCAGTTGGCCAGGTGTATTTTGGCGAACAAGCCGAACCCCGGCGTTTCATTGGAACCGTGGTGGATATCACGGCGACTGTGGAAGCCCGGCAAAAACTGGAAGAAAGCGAAAGGCAGCTACAGGAATTCAATGAAGAACTCACGGCCATCAATGAAGAACTGAATGCCGTTAATGAAGAGTATCAGGTCACCAATGAGGAACTGATCTCGACCAATGAGGCGTTACAGGCCGTACAGGAAGAGCGTGATAAGCTATACCGGGAAGTAAGTATCAAGGAAGAGCGGCTGCGCTTTGCCATGAAAGCGGCAGACGTAGGTACCTGGGACCTGGATATCATAAACAACATGGTCATCTGGGACGAACGCTGTAAGGAACTGTATGGGTTCTCCAAGGATGACGTGGTGCCTTACGAACAGGTGTTGAGGTACATGCACCCCGAAGATAGGCTTAGGGTCAACGAGGCTGTCCGGTATGCACTCGATCCTGCCTCCGGGGGCTCATATGATATCGAGTTCAGAACGGTCGGTGCAGAAGATGAAAGGTTACGCTGGCTGCATTGCTGCGGTAAGGCCTTCTTTGATGCGGATGGCAAAGCCTATCGTTTTTCTGGCATCGCGCAGGATATCACCCAAAGCTACCTGTTACAACAGGAAGTAAAAGCTGCCAAAAACAACCTGCAGTTCGCCATCGAGGCCGCAAACTTTGGTACCTGGCACATCAATGCGCAAACCCGTAAACTGATCGCGAATACCCGTCTGCGGCAATTGTTCGGCTTTTTACCTGAGGAAGAAGTTACCGTTGCGGATTGTATCGCGCAGATCACCGAAGATCATCGTGAACAGGTAGCCAAGGCTATCGAGGTGGCTATCGTGGATGGCGGTAACTATGATATGTCTTACACGGTCAAAGGCAAACATGATGGGTTGATCAGGTGGGTACATGCGGTGGGTAATCTCAAAGTAGATATTACGGGAGAACTGACGGCATTTACCGGCGTTATCATCGATATCACTCAGCAAAAGCAGGACGAGCAGCGAAAAAGTGACTTTATCGGGATCGTCAGCCATGAGCTGCGTTCACCTTTGACCTCTTTACGTGGATATCTGCAAATGCTTGAGTTGAACGCCAAAAAGAACAATGATAATTTTTCCGGCAATATTGCGGCCAAGGCCAACCGGCAGACAGATAAAATGGCCAGTATGATCACCGGCTTTCTGGACGTAGCCCGCATCGGCGAGGGTAAGATACAGATCGATCACAAACCTTTCGATATGGCCGATCTGGTCAAGGCAGCCGAATCCGAGTCACTTGCCACGATCACCTCGCATACGATCGTCTATCATCCGGTGGAACATACACCTGTCCTGGCCGATGAGGACAAAATAGAACAGGTACTGATCAACTTCATTAACAATGCGGTCAAATATTCCCCACAGGGAACAACGATCAATGTGTCTGCAGTAACGCAAAATAGACAAGTGCGTGTATGCGTGAAAGATGAAGGCATGGGGATTCCTGAAAAAGATCTTCCGTTCGTATTCGACCGCTTTTACCGTGTAGAAGGAGAACATATGAAGACCACCAAGGGTTTTGGTATCGGCCTGTATCTATGCCGCGAGATCATTGAACGGCATGGCGGAAAGATCGGCGTGGAAAGTACTTTAGGCGAAGGCAGCAACTTCTGGTTCGAGATCCCGGTAACTCACTACAATTAA